DNA sequence from the Candidatus Binataceae bacterium genome:
TACTTGGCGACGTCGTTGGCGATCGAAAACGTGGTGAGCGCGCCGCGCGTGATCAGCAGCTGCTTGCCGATCTCGACCACTTCCATGATCTTGGTCGGATTCGAATCGAGGTCGACCATGTTGCCGGCCTCGCGCGCGGCCTGGGTCCCCGCGTTCATCGCGATTCCGACGTCGGCCTGGGCCAGCGCCGGCGCGTCGTTGGTGCCGTCGCCGATCATCGCGACCAGCTTGCCTTCGGCCTGCTCTTCGCGGATAAGCGCGAGCTTGGTTTCCGGCGTGGCCTCGGCGCGAAAATCGTCAACCCCGGCTTCGTGCGCGATCGCGGCAGCGGTCAGCGGATTGTCGCCGGTGATCATCACCGTGCGCAGACCCATCGCACGCAGCCGCGCAAAGCGCTCGCGGATGCCCTCCTTGATGATGTCCTTGAGATGGATCACGCCGAGGATTTGCTTGTTCTCGGCGACCACCAGCGGCGTGCCGCCGCTGCGCGAGATACGCTCGACGACGCCCGCCAGCTCGGCCGGCACCTGGCCACCCGCGTCGCGGACGAACTTGATCACCTGGTCGGCGGCGCCCTTGCGGATGCGTCGCCCGTTGAGGTCGACGCCGCTCATCCGGGTCTGCGCCGAGAATGGGATGAATTGCGCGTCCTTCTCCGCCAGTTCGCGGCCGCGCAGATTATACTCGCGCTTGGCCAGCACGACGATCGAGCGGCCCTCGGGCGTTTCGTCGGCAAGCGACGCCAGTTGTGCGGCGTCGGCCAGCGTCTCGATCCGCACGTCGAGCGTCGGAATGAATTCGGTCGCCATCCGGTTGCCGAGCGTGATCGTTCCGGTCTTGTCGAGCAGGAGCGTATCGACGTCGCCCGCCGCCTCGACCGCGCGGCCCGACATCGCGAGCACGTTATGCTGTACCAGGCGGTCCATCCCGGCGATCCCGATGGCCGAGAGCAATCCGCCGATGGTGGTAGGAATCAGGCACACCAGCAGCGCCACCAGGACCGGCAGTGAGAGCATGGTGCCGCCGTAGCGCGCATACGGATAGAGGCTCACGCACACCAGCATGAAGATGATCGTCAGTCCGGCGAGCAGGATGCTGAGCGCGATTTCGTTGGGCGTCTTCTGCCGCTGCGCACCCTCGACCAGCGCAATCATTCGGTCGAGGAAGGTCTCGCCCGGATTGGCGGTGATGCGCACCTTGATGTGGTCGGAGATGACCGTGGTGCCGCCGGTGACGGCGCTGCGATCGCCGCCGCTTTCGCGAATCACAGGCGCGGACTCACCCGTGATCGCAGCCTCGTTGACCGCGGCGATGCCCTCGATCACTTCGCCGTCGCCCGGAATGACGTCGCCGGCCTCGACCAGCACCACGTCGCCGCGTTTGAGCTTGGTCGCGGCAACCATCTCGATCTTGCCCCCGGCCGCAACCAGCTTGGCCTGGGTTTCAGTGCGGGTCTTGCGCAGGTTGTCGGCCTGCGCCTTGCCCCGCCCCTCGGCCATCGCCTCGGCGAAGTTGGCAAAGAGCACCGTGAACCACAGCCACAGCGCGATCTGAAACTCGAAGCCGGCCAGCGCGCTGCGTCCGAGAAAGAAATCGCGGCAGAGAATCACGGTCACCGCCGCCGCAGTCACCTCGACCACGAACATGACCGGATTGCGGGCCTGGACGCGGGGGTCGAACTTGCGCAGCGAATCGACCAGGGCGCCCCTGACGATCTGGCCTTCCCACAGCGGCGTCGCTTTACGCTCGGGCATCGGTATTCACTCCTCTCCTAGTAGAGCTTGCCCTGCATCATCGCCAGGTGTTCGACGATCGGCCCCAGGGCGTCGGCCGGAAAAAAGGTCAGCGCGGCGACGATCAGGATCACGCCGATCAGCAGCAGGACGAAGATCGCGCCGTGAGTCGGAAAGGTGCCGGCGCTCGGCGGCACCACTTTCTTGCCCGCCAGCGAGCCGGCCAGCGCGAGCACCGGAATCTTCATCATGAAGCGTCCGAACAGCATCACGAACGCGAGCGTCGAGTTGTAGAAAAGGCTGTTGGCGTTGAGCCCAGCGAATGCCGAACCGTTGTTGGCCGAGGCTTCCGTATAGGCGTACAGAATCTGCGAGAAGCCGTGCGGGCCGGGATTGGTGATGCCCGCGAGACCCGGCCCGGTTACGATCGCGATCGCGGCCGGCAGCAGGATCACCGCGGGAAAGATCAGGATAAAGAGCATCGCGAGCTTCATCTCGCGCCCTTCGATTTTCTTGCCCAGGTACTCCGGCGTTCGTCCGACCATCAGCCCCGCGATGAACACCGAGAGCACCGCCATCACCAGCATTCCGTACAAGCCCGAACCCACGCCGCCGAAGATGATCTCGCCGATCTGCATGTTGACCAGCGGAACCAGGCCGCCGAGCGGCGTAAAACTGTCGTGCATCGAGTTGACCGCGCCGCACGAGGTATCGGTCGTGACCGTCGCCCACAGCGCCGAATCGATCGGGCCGAAGCGGGTCTCCTTGCCCTCCATGTTGCCGCCAGACTGACCTGCGCTCGCCTGCTGATGAAGACCCAGCGCGGCGAACTGCGGATTGCCGCGCTGCTCGGCCCAGATCGCCGGCGTCACGCCCATCAGGAAGAGCAGCGCCATGGTCACGAACACCGCCCATCCCTGACGGCGATCCCCGGCCATCTGGCCGAACGTATGCGTCAGCGCCGCGCCGATCACGAAAATCGCCACCAGCTCGATCAAATCCGACAGCCGCGTCGGGTTCTCGTACGGATGCGATGAATTGGAGTTGAAAAAGCCGCCGCCGTTGGTTCCGAGTTCCTTGATAATCTCCTGCGAGGCTACCGGGCCCTGGGCCACCACCTGCGCGGCGCCCTCGACCGTCTTGACCTGCGTGTACGGGCTGAAGTTATCCGGCACACCCTGCCAGACCAGCACCAGCGCGAAGACCAGCGAGATGGGCAGCAGAACCCATAGCGTCGCACGCGTCAGATCGACCCAGAAATTCCCCAGGGTCTTGGCGGTGCGACGCACGAAGCCACGAATCACCGCGATCGCGATCGCGATGCCGGCCGCGGCCGAGACGAAATTGTGAAACGCGAGACCGGCCATCTGCGTCAGATAGCTCATGGTGGACTCGCCGCCGTAGGCCTGCCAGTTGGTGTTGGTGGTGAAGCTCGCCGCGGTGTTGAAGGCGAGGTCGGACGGCACACCGGCGAACTTCTGCGGGTTGAGCGGCAAAAACGCCTGCAGCCGCTGCATCAGATAAAGCACCACCATCCCGACCATGCTGAACATCAGCATCGCGACGGCGTACTCGCTCCACGTCATCTCGCTCGTTGGCCGCACCCGGCAGACCCGATAGATTAGCCGCTCGAGCGGCCCGAGCACCGGGTCGAGAAACGTCGGCTCATGGGCGAAGACTCGCGCCATGTAAAGCCCGAGCGGCACGCTCAGGACAGTGACGATGGCTAGAAAAGTCCCTACCTGGAAAACAGCGTTCCAGAACATTGCAGACCTCGGTGAAGAATGGCCCCTAGAACTTTTCGGGGCGCAGCAATGCGTATACGAGATACGCAGTCAGGAGGACGGCGCCGGCGGATCCCAGGATCAGTTCCCAAGTGCTCATAACCGCTGACACCCCCGGACGTAGGCGAGGCTCAAAGCGAAGAAGGCCACCGTTGCGACGAGGAAAATCAGGTCCAACATGCCGTTCCGTATGAGCATGAGGTATGCCAGAACGACAACAGTAGAGAAAATAACAAGCTTTGGCCGTCTGTGTAGCATATAACTGCAAGTTGCAACACTCGTGAAAGGTGCATTTTGCACTGTTTCCGATGACGCTCTGGCGCAGACCGATGCAGCATCTACGATGATCTGGCGCAACAGGATACAACCTTTTCAAGATCGAATCGGTCTGCTAATTTTCGCCGCGCCGATCCGGGATGCGTGCGACCAGGCGCGCAGCCCGCATAAGTAGCGTAAAATTCCGGAAACATCCTCGATGTACCAGCCGACCGAGACAGAACTGCGCGAGCAATTGAGCACGTTCATCGAAAAGCAGATCGGCGGGCCGGTCGCGCTTGGCGAATTGACGCGATACCCCGTCGGCTTTTCATGGCTGACCTATGGTTTCGAGGCGACGTGGGAGGAGGGGGGCCAGCGCCAGCATCGCAACCTGATCGCGCGCATCGGACCGCCTGATGGAGTGTTCAGCCCCTACAGCGCGGTGCCGCAGTTCGTCGCTCTCAAGGCCCTCGAACACAGTGGCGTCCCGGTGCCCCGCGTCTATTGGTACACTGATTCGCCCGAGGTCCTGGGCGCGCCCTTCTTCGTGATGGAGAAAGTCGAAGGCGAGGCGCCCCTGCCGTGGGTTCCGGGCGGCGGCGCGGCGTTCGACGACGCGACGCGCGCGGCGCTAGGCGAGCAGTTCGTGGCCGGGCTGGCGAAGCTGCATAGCTTCGAGTGGCGGGGGACGCCGGCAGAGCTACTCGACGGCGCCCGCGACGTGACGCAGGCGGCGGCGGCGCAAATCGATTTCTGGGAGCGATACCTACGGCGGCATCAGCGGCGCCCGTACCCGATTCTGGAATGGGGCCTCCTGTGGCTCCGTGCCAACAGCCCGCGCGCCCCGCGCATCAGCGTGATCCACGGCGACTATCGAATTGGCAACTTCCTCGTCCTGAACGGCCGTATCAGCGCGATGCTGGATTGGGAGCTGGTTCATCTCGGCGACCCCCATCAGGACCTCGGATGGATGTGCATGCGGGCGTTTCGCGGGCGCTCGCCGCTGATGTGTCATCTGATAGCGCGCGACGAACTGTATCGGCGTTACCAGGAGCTGAGCGGAATCGTGGTTGACCCGCGCTCGGTCGCGTTTTACGAGATATTCGGCACTTTCACGCTGGCAGTGATGCATGTCGGGGCACCCAACCAGTTCGAAGGCGGGCAGTTCGACGACTTGCGGATGGCTGCGATGGGCGCGCAGCTATGGCGGCTGCTCGCGCAGCTCGAGAGAGCATTGTCGGGCGAGATATCATGAATAATTCGCTGAACCGGCTCATCGACGGGATCGTGATCGCGCTCGAGCGCGAGATTATCCCGCGCGTTGACGACGCTTACGCACGCGGCCAGGCGTTCGCGATTATGGATCTGCTGCGCAATATGCGCCCGCGGCTTCAGTGGTCGCGCGAGATCACGCTTGCGCAGGTCGAGATTCAGGAGGCTGCACTGGCCCGGGTGGACCAGGCGTGCCGCGGACAAAAAGAGCGCCCCCGCGCCTATGCCGCGCCAGCGACACCCTCGAACACGCTCGACACGACGGAACTCGAGGCGCGCCGCGATCGGCTGGAGGCCGAGGTATGCGACGTGCTCAAATGGCTGGCGGAGCATCGCGCCGGGCTCGACTCCGCAGCCGCGAAGTCGGTTGAAGAGGCGCTCACGAATTATATGCGCGAGGCGGTCAAGCGCGAGCTGGCGCTGACCGCAAATCCGCTCTTCGCGGAGATCTCGCGCGGCGCCAACGCATAAGGACTCAACGCAGAAGGACGGATCGTAAAAAAATGCTGACTGCGCAAGACGATTTCATCGGCCACCAGCTTCCCACCACGTTCGACCACGTTTACACCAGCGACCCCGCCTGGATGGAGCGGATGTGGTACACGGGACATCCAGTGCCCGCCGGCGACGTGATTTTTGACATCGGGCTCGGTTATTACCCGAACAAGAACGTGATGGACGCGTTTGCCGGGGTGACGATCGACAGTGTGCAGCACAACATCCGGATGTCCCGGCGGCTGCGGCCTGATCCGCTCCTAACTCGCGTCGGACCGCTGCAAATCCACGTATTGGAGGGGCTGCGGCGTCATCGAATCGTGCTCGCAGAGAACGACTCCGGCCTGAGCTTCGATATCGAGTTCCAGGCCGCGTTGAATCCGCACGAAGAGGAGCCGCATTTTCGCCGCCGCCACGGCCGGGTCGCCGAGGAGATCGCGCGCGCGCAACAGGTCGGACGCTATGCTGGATGGATCAAGGCCGGCGGCAAGCGCTACGAACTGAAGCCCGAGCAATGGTGGGGGCAGCGGGACCGCTCCTGGGGCATCCGCGCCGAATTGCACACCGATGAGACCAAGCCGCCGATCTCGTACTTTCCGCCGCTATTTTTTAGCTGGTCAACGATCCAGTTCGCCGATCACGGCCTGCAATGGTACTTCAACGAGCGCGCGCCCGGCGATTATATCTACATCACCGGGGAAGAAGTGCTGCCGCTCGGAAAGCCGATCGACCGCCGCCGCCGTATCACGCATGTCGCCCACGAGGTCACTTGGGCCGACGACCCGCGCGGCCAGACCATGGACCATGCCGAGTTCGAGATGACGTTCGCGGACGGTTCGAAACGGACCGTGCAGATCCGTATGCTGCCCGGACGCTATTACCTGAAGTCCGGCATGTATGGCGGGCTGAACGGATGGGCGCAGGGCGACGACAAAGGGCCGCTCCACGTCGCCCACGACCGATGGGACCTTCGCGATCCGGAGATTCGCCGCCTGGTGCGCACGCTGAGCGACCATGTGATCGAAGTGCGCGACGGCAACGCGGTCGGCTACGGCGTGATGGAGTATGGCGTCTCGGCCGGCTATCCGAAGTACAAGCAGGTGCAGAATCATCCGATATTCTAGGGCGCGGAAATCGGTCTTCTAAGGCGCGGAATCGGGAACCTCGATTTTCGGCAGCGGCAGCAGGATGATAACCGCTCCGCTCGCCATCGCCAGCGCCGCGCCGATCGCCCATCGGTAGCCGCCGGTGCGGTCGATGATGAAGCCGGCGAGCGGCGGCCCGATAAGCGTTCCGAAGGCGTTACTTGTGTAGAGCGAGCCGACCAGCGCGCCTAGATTGCCGGTGCCGAAGAATTGCGCCAGAACCGCCGGCGCCAGCGCCACGTAACCGCCATAGCCCGTGCCGATCGCCAGCGCAAAAACCACCAGCGTCGGATATGAGTGGGCGCCAAGCCAGATGGCGTAACTCGACGCCTGCAGCAGAAAGCAGAAGATGTAGAGCCCGACGAGGCTCATCCGGTCGGCGAGCGCGCCCAGCCCCAGCCTCCCCACGACGCTCCCGATGCCGATTACGCCGATCAACGCGGCGCTCGAGACAGCGCTTGTTCCGAGGTCGCGCGCGAATCCGGGTAGGAACACGAACGGGACGAAGAGTGGAACCGAGCACAGGAACGAGGACGCGTACAGCAGCATGAAGACGGGCGCCCGCAGCGCCTCGCCCGCGGTAGGGCCGGTCCTGCCGCGCGCGGTCGGCGAGCGCTTCACCAGCGCACCGGCAACCAGGAGCAGCGCGGCGCTCGCCACGCCGAACAGCACGTACGTCATGCGCCATCCATATTGCGGGATGCACTTGGCGGCGAGCGGCGCGCCGACGATCGTGCCGAAACCGATGCCCGAGATGGCGATCCCGAGCGCCGTATTGCGCCGTTGCACGAACCATCCGCTGACCACCGCCACCATCGGCGAGTATCCGCAGGCGACGCCCAGACCGACGCCGACGCCATAGGTCAGGTAGCTAAGCCACAGATGGCCGATCGCGGCGGTCAGGACGAGCCCGGCTCCCATCAGGAGCGCGCTCGCGATCATCATCGGACGCGGGCCGATGCGGTCGGAGATGTGGCCGGCCGCGGCGCCGAAGAGAAAATAGATGAATGCGGTGATCGAGAAGATCGCGGAGATTGCGGCGCGGCCGGAATGGAACTCCGCCGTCATCGGCTTAACGAAAGCGCCAAAGCTGTACGCCACCGCGAACAACGTAAACATCGAGAGGAACGCGGCGAAGACAATCAGCCAGGCCCGCGGCGAATCCGGCTCGGTCGGTAGAATGCGGTCGAGCGTGAGGATGCGGTCGAGTATCGGGATTCGGCGACACGGACCGGCGGCTTTATCCGCAATCTCCGGTCGTCGCGTGTCGGGTGTGGCGCTCACAGCTTACCAACTTGTCCGGCGGCGGCGTGGCACCGCGGGTGACGCATCCTATTCACGCGCCCGGCCGGCGGCAAACCGGGCGGAAGACACCAATCGCACGTATAACCCCGCCTTTGGAAATCCGTGAAATGCGCCTTGTCCGATCCGTGCCGGCGAATTGGCCTCGGGGCGCAGAGCCATGTAATAAAGACGATGCGCGCAACGAGCCGCCGGCGTTTGTCTGCCCGCAGCCGCGCGCGATGGAGAAATACGCGACGATGCGACATGGAATTACGATTCCGCTCGAAGCCTTTCAAAACGAACACTTCACCGAACTGGTGCGCACCGCAGAGCGCGCCGGCTATGACGATTTCTGGTCGTTCGAGTCGTACGCGACCGATGCCTTCTCGCCGCTCGCGGCCGCGGCGATGATCGCGCCCAGGCAGCGGCTGGGCACTGCGATCGTGCCGGCGTTCACCCG
Encoded proteins:
- the kdpA gene encoding potassium-transporting ATPase subunit KdpA; the protein is MFWNAVFQVGTFLAIVTVLSVPLGLYMARVFAHEPTFLDPVLGPLERLIYRVCRVRPTSEMTWSEYAVAMLMFSMVGMVVLYLMQRLQAFLPLNPQKFAGVPSDLAFNTAASFTTNTNWQAYGGESTMSYLTQMAGLAFHNFVSAAAGIAIAIAVIRGFVRRTAKTLGNFWVDLTRATLWVLLPISLVFALVLVWQGVPDNFSPYTQVKTVEGAAQVVAQGPVASQEIIKELGTNGGGFFNSNSSHPYENPTRLSDLIELVAIFVIGAALTHTFGQMAGDRRQGWAVFVTMALLFLMGVTPAIWAEQRGNPQFAALGLHQQASAGQSGGNMEGKETRFGPIDSALWATVTTDTSCGAVNSMHDSFTPLGGLVPLVNMQIGEIIFGGVGSGLYGMLVMAVLSVFIAGLMVGRTPEYLGKKIEGREMKLAMLFILIFPAVILLPAAIAIVTGPGLAGITNPGPHGFSQILYAYTEASANNGSAFAGLNANSLFYNSTLAFVMLFGRFMMKIPVLALAGSLAGKKVVPPSAGTFPTHGAIFVLLLIGVILIVAALTFFPADALGPIVEHLAMMQGKLY
- a CDS encoding MCT family MFS transporter, translated to MSATPDTRRPEIADKAAGPCRRIPILDRILTLDRILPTEPDSPRAWLIVFAAFLSMFTLFAVAYSFGAFVKPMTAEFHSGRAAISAIFSITAFIYFLFGAAAGHISDRIGPRPMMIASALLMGAGLVLTAAIGHLWLSYLTYGVGVGLGVACGYSPMVAVVSGWFVQRRNTALGIAISGIGFGTIVGAPLAAKCIPQYGWRMTYVLFGVASAALLLVAGALVKRSPTARGRTGPTAGEALRAPVFMLLYASSFLCSVPLFVPFVFLPGFARDLGTSAVSSAALIGVIGIGSVVGRLGLGALADRMSLVGLYIFCFLLQASSYAIWLGAHSYPTLVVFALAIGTGYGGYVALAPAVLAQFFGTGNLGALVGSLYTSNAFGTLIGPPLAGFIIDRTGGYRWAIGAALAMASGAVIILLPLPKIEVPDSAP
- a CDS encoding phosphotransferase family protein encodes the protein MYQPTETELREQLSTFIEKQIGGPVALGELTRYPVGFSWLTYGFEATWEEGGQRQHRNLIARIGPPDGVFSPYSAVPQFVALKALEHSGVPVPRVYWYTDSPEVLGAPFFVMEKVEGEAPLPWVPGGGAAFDDATRAALGEQFVAGLAKLHSFEWRGTPAELLDGARDVTQAAAAQIDFWERYLRRHQRRPYPILEWGLLWLRANSPRAPRISVIHGDYRIGNFLVLNGRISAMLDWELVHLGDPHQDLGWMCMRAFRGRSPLMCHLIARDELYRRYQELSGIVVDPRSVAFYEIFGTFTLAVMHVGAPNQFEGGQFDDLRMAAMGAQLWRLLAQLERALSGEIS
- the kdpB gene encoding potassium-transporting ATPase subunit KdpB, whose translation is MPERKATPLWEGQIVRGALVDSLRKFDPRVQARNPVMFVVEVTAAAVTVILCRDFFLGRSALAGFEFQIALWLWFTVLFANFAEAMAEGRGKAQADNLRKTRTETQAKLVAAGGKIEMVAATKLKRGDVVLVEAGDVIPGDGEVIEGIAAVNEAAITGESAPVIRESGGDRSAVTGGTTVISDHIKVRITANPGETFLDRMIALVEGAQRQKTPNEIALSILLAGLTIIFMLVCVSLYPYARYGGTMLSLPVLVALLVCLIPTTIGGLLSAIGIAGMDRLVQHNVLAMSGRAVEAAGDVDTLLLDKTGTITLGNRMATEFIPTLDVRIETLADAAQLASLADETPEGRSIVVLAKREYNLRGRELAEKDAQFIPFSAQTRMSGVDLNGRRIRKGAADQVIKFVRDAGGQVPAELAGVVERISRSGGTPLVVAENKQILGVIHLKDIIKEGIRERFARLRAMGLRTVMITGDNPLTAAAIAHEAGVDDFRAEATPETKLALIREEQAEGKLVAMIGDGTNDAPALAQADVGIAMNAGTQAAREAGNMVDLDSNPTKIMEVVEIGKQLLITRGALTTFSIANDVAKYFAIIPAMFVIGYPELQKLNVMHLATPESAILSAVIFNALIIVALIPLALRGVAYRPIGAAAILTRNLLIYGLGGVIVPFIGIKVIDLFVAAFHLA